TATAGTTTAGAGAATGCCCGTCACTTAACAAGCTTTTGTTCTAATTCACTTTTTTGGCGCAAGTGATGACGAAAATGCATATAAACCAAATCATACCATTCCCTTGCATTTAGCCATCCGAACCCTCCATGTTGGACTTTGTAATTTGGGTTAATATGATCCACTTTCGATTCCCAATGGCTCAACCTTAGAATTACTTGATCTATTCTGCTGATCAGCTCTTCTTTGCTTTCTGAATTATTAGGTGGGTCATTTAGTTCATCTGGTAATCTAATTTTAATTGGTGGAAATCCCCCAATCTTATATAACTGCTCACCAAATTCCGTTTTTCCAAGGGGTTGTTCATCATTTAAGGTGGCACAAGTTTCCATGCTATCTAGATATTCATGGGCACAAATGATTAAATGGTCATACATTTGACCAATAGACCAAACTGCCTCTTCAGATTTATACCTTAACTGTTCCAAAGAGTAATTGTGAAGTTCGTTTTTGTATGTATTAATCAGTTCAAGTTCATTCAGGGTAGATTCCTCCTTTGTATTCACTTAAATCTAAAATTTTACATTTTTGGCATATGTAACTAATCATTCAATATTCGTTTACAAATACCTTTTAAAAAGTACCTAGCATCTATCTCAATTAAAAAATCGACTTTGCAGTCGATTTTTTTTGTACATCTAAATTATACTTTACATACGAACTTTAATAGAGTCCAAATTACTTATATAAAGTATTATTTAGATAGTGTAGAAATTCATATTAACTTTCTTTCCTTTTAAATTGCGTATTATGCAATCTTTGGCTTTTGAATTTTTATAATATATGTAGATTGGGTAGTTTGTGGAATAGGCTATAAGACGGCCTAAAAATTTTGGGATGAAGTTGGTTAAACTGTTAACTTTCACTTATGATTCAAAAAAGTTTCAATTGCAGTAACTAATTTTGTTTCATCTTTTTTTGTCTTTCCTTCTATTTCACTAGTTGTGAAACTCATTAATTTTTTGTTTTGATTGTAAAATGTAATACTGTATAACCACCCCTTTACATCAGTCTTTTTATATTGGGCAATTTTAATATCTTTAATATCACTTATAAAGTTATTAATTACGTTCTGTTCTGTTGTTACTGTGTTCTCCCCATTCTGACCGTTAGTCACTTCAATTTTATTAATTTCATTTAAATTTATGTGATACACTTCTGAAAAACTCTTGTTTTCCGTATCACATCCAGATAGTAATGAAAATACAATAAAACAAAGAAGTATACATATAATTTTTTTCAAATTTACTCCACCTTCAAATAGTTTTAAGTTAATTATATCAACTTAACGACTTGTAAAAATTGGGGGAATTTCGAATTTTTTCATATAAATTCAGATAATTCTTATGTACCATTAATTACATACTGTCTTAATAAAATAAATAAAGGGCACTGACTAAGTCAGCACCCTATGCGACTATCCGTCACACAAAAAGACTACCTAAGTAGTCGATCCTTGTACAACTTTTTTAATCTACTTTTTCTACCAATGATTGATAAATTTCCTTCAGTGACCACACTTTCCCTTTTTCATCTTTATAAACGACATGTTCACTTTGAAAGTGGGCAGGGGAATCCAAACCTGCAGCAGCAGCTAACCGAAATAAACCTTCACGCATTGAAATTAGATAATTCGCTGTTCGGTATTTTTTTTCATCAATGACAAGGGCTTTTTGTAAATCAGGATCAGTTGTGGCCACACCGACTGGACATGCATTGGAGTGGCATTTTAATGCTTGAATACAACCTATCGTAATCATAAACCCTCTTGCGATATTAACAAGGTCAGCCCCCATTGCTAGTGCAATTGCAACTCGATCTGGCGAAAATAATTTTCCTGAAGCTATTATTTTAACTTGGTCACGTACACCATATTTTCTTAAAGCATGATCCATTAAAGGTAATGCAGATTTAATTGGCAACCCTACACTATCCGCCAGTTCCTGGTATGTGGCACCTGTCCCCCCTTCACCACCGTCTACAGTAATAAAGTCAGGGCCCTTCCCAGTACTTTTTATCTGTTTTGCTAATTCATCAGCTTCGTGACCACTTCCAATAACCACTTTCATTCCTACTGGTTTTCCAGTTTGTTCTCGAATTTGTTCCATAAAGTCAAACAAAGAAGGAAAGTCCTGAAACTCTCGAAAACGATTAGGACTGTCAATCGATTTAAACGGTTCTACCATTCTTATTCTTGCAATTTCCTCTGTTACCTTTTCGCCATCAATATGCCCACCACGTGTTTTGGCACCTTGGGCTAATTTAAGTTCAAAAGCTTTCACTTGAGGAATTTTACTTTTTTCTTTCAAGGCATCCCAATTAAAATTCCCCTCTTTATCTCTAACCCCGAATAAACCTGGACCAATTTGCATGATAATATCAACGCCACCCTTTAGATGGTATTCAGACAAACCACCCTCACCTGTATTCATCCATGTCCCCTTCGCAATTGCTAATCCCTCTGAGAGTGCAGTAATTGCCTTTTCACCTAGGGATCCATAACTCATAGCAGACATACCAATCTGGCCTTTTACAATAAAAGGATACCTCGTGTTTTTACCTATCACAATTGCATCACTATCATCCAATAAAAATGCAAGTGAATCATTTTTCTCTAATATTTCTTCCTTCTGTGTAAATAAAGGCTCATTAATCAATAAAT
This genomic interval from Gottfriedia acidiceleris contains the following:
- a CDS encoding FMN-binding glutamate synthase family protein, giving the protein MNITNVLIILGFIFFALILLVLIIGTLYLFFIDRRQKQHPILRNYPVIGRVRYFLETIGPELRQYLFNSDLEGKPFSREEYEHIVKKAKYKRDVLGFGSKRDFEEKGYYIRNSMFPKLSEELKMDQQINVTTNRYLLINEPLFTQKEEILEKNDSLAFLLDDSDAIVIGKNTRYPFIVKGQIGMSAMSYGSLGEKAITALSEGLAIAKGTWMNTGEGGLSEYHLKGGVDIIMQIGPGLFGVRDKEGNFNWDALKEKSKIPQVKAFELKLAQGAKTRGGHIDGEKVTEEIARIRMVEPFKSIDSPNRFREFQDFPSLFDFMEQIREQTGKPVGMKVVIGSGHEADELAKQIKSTGKGPDFITVDGGEGGTGATYQELADSVGLPIKSALPLMDHALRKYGVRDQVKIIASGKLFSPDRVAIALAMGADLVNIARGFMITIGCIQALKCHSNACPVGVATTDPDLQKALVIDEKKYRTANYLISMREGLFRLAAAAGLDSPAHFQSEHVVYKDEKGKVWSLKEIYQSLVEKVD
- a CDS encoding DinB family protein, with the protein product MEQLRYKSEEAVWSIGQMYDHLIICAHEYLDSMETCATLNDEQPLGKTEFGEQLYKIGGFPPIKIRLPDELNDPPNNSESKEELISRIDQVILRLSHWESKVDHINPNYKVQHGGFGWLNAREWYDLVYMHFRHHLRQKSELEQKLVK